One window of the Triticum dicoccoides isolate Atlit2015 ecotype Zavitan chromosome 3B, WEW_v2.0, whole genome shotgun sequence genome contains the following:
- the LOC119277380 gene encoding L-ascorbate oxidase homolog produces the protein MTAGPKMRAGAATAVLALALLAVAVRAEDPYLFFDWKVAYGTKSPMGTPQKMILINGEFPGPTINCTSNNNIIVNVFNQIDQPLLFTWHGIQQRKASWQDGMPGDMCPILPGTNFTYKMQFKDQIGTFFYYPSIGMQRAAGAYGLISIHSRPLIPVPFDPPADDFGVLVGDWYTKDHTVLAKNLDTGKGIGRPAGLLINGKNEKDASNPPMFNVEAGKTYRFRVCNVGIKTTLNVRIQGHVLKLVEMEGSHTVQNEYDSMDVHIGQCLSFLSTANQKPGDYFFIASTRFIKGVSTITAVMRYKGSNTPPAAKLPDAPDGWAWSINQWRSFRWNLTASAARPNPQGSYHYGQINITRTIKLSSSRGKVDGKERYALNGVSHTDPETPLKLAEYFNATKGVFEYNLVTDTPPKEGTPIKVAPSVITAEHRTYIEIVFENPEKSIDTFHLNGYAFFAAGMGPGLWTVESRKTYNLLDTVSRHTIQVYPRSWTAVMLTFDNAGMWNLRSNLWERYYLGEQLYVSCTSPARSLRDEYNMPDNSLRCGKVVGMPLPPPYTIA, from the exons ATGACGGCTGGGCCCAAGATGCGCGCCGGCGCCGCCACCGCGGTGCTGGCGCTGGCGCTGCTCGCCGTGGCGGTGCGCGCCGAGGACCCCTACCTCTTCTTCGACTGGAAGGTGGCGTACGGGACCAAGTCCCCCATGGGCACGCCCCAGAAGATGATCCTCATCAACGGCGAGTTCCCCGGCCCCACCATCAACTGCACCTCCAACAACAACATCATCGTCAACGTCTTCAACCAGATCGACCAGCCGCTCCTCTTCACCTG gcacGGGATCCAGCAGAGGAAGGCCTCGTGGCAGGACGGCATGCCGGGCGACATGTGCCCCATCCTGCCGGGCACCAACTTCACCTACAAGATGCAGTTCAAGGACCAGATCGGCACCTTCTTCTACTACCCCAGCATCGGCATGCAGCGCGCCGCCGGAGCCTACGGGCTCATCAGCATTCACAGCCGCCCGCTCATCCCGGTGCCCTTCGACCCGCCGGCCGACGACTTCGGCGTCCTCGTCGGCGACTGGTACACCAAGGACCACACCGTGCTGGCCAAGAACCTCGACACCGGCAAGGGCATCGGCCGCCCCGCGGGGCTCCTCATCAACGGCAAGAACGAGAAGGACGCCTCCAACCCGCCCATGTTCAACGTGGAGGCCGGCAAGACGTACCGCTTCCGCGTCTGCAACGTGGGCATCAAGACCACCCTCAACGTGCGCATCCAGGGCCACGTCCTCAAGCTGGTCGAGATGGAGGGCTCCCACACCGTGCAGAACGAGTACGACTCAATGGACGTCCACATCGGCCAGTGCCTCTCCTTCCTCAGCACCGCCAACCAGAAGCCCGGGGactacttcttcatcgcctccacccgCTTCATCAAGGGGGTCAGCACCATCACTGCCGTGATGCGCTACAAGGGGTCCAACACCCCGCCGGCGGCCAAGCTGCCCGACGCGCCGGACGGATGGGCCTGGTCCATCAACCAGTGGAGGTCGTTCCGCTGGAACCTGACGGCCAGCGCCGCCAGGCCCAACCCGCAGGGGTCCTACCACTACGGGCAGATCAACATCACCCGCACCATCAAGCTCTCCAGCAGCCGCGGCAAGGTCGACGGCAAGGAGAGGTACGCCCTCAACGGCGTGTCCCACACCGACCCTGAGACGCCCCTCAAGCTCGCCGAGTACTTCAACGCCACCAAGGGAGTGTTCGAGTACAACCTCGTCACCGACACGCCGCCCAAGGAGGGCACACCCATCAAGGTCGCCCCCAGCGTCATCACCGCGGAGCACCGCACCTACATTGAGATTGTCTTTGAGAACCCCGAGAAGAGCATCGACACCTTCCACCTCAACGGCTACGCCTTCTTCGCCGCCGG CATGGGACCGGGGCTATGGACGGTGGAGAGCAGGAAGACATACaacctcctggacacggtgagccggcacacgatccaggtGTACCCGAGGTCGTGGACGGCGGTGATGCTGACGTTCGACAACGCCGGGATGTGGAACTTGAGGTCCAATCTGTGGGAGAGGTACTACCTGGGGGAGCAGCTGTACGTGAGCTGCACCTCGCCGGCCAGGTCGCTCAGGGACGAGTACAACATGCCCGACAATTCCCTCCGCTGCGGCAAGGTCGTCGGcatgccgctgccgccgccctaCACCATCGCATAA